From Nevskiales bacterium, a single genomic window includes:
- the radC gene encoding DNA repair protein RadC yields the protein MNSIRGIRAWPVDERPRERLLTRGAAVLSDAELIAIFLRTGLPGKSAVELARELLARFGGLRGLLNADAATLCACPGLGPAKYAQLQAALEMARRHLGEQLSRGDALSDPAATRRFLQARLRDRAHEVFACLYLDNQHRVLGFEELFRGTLDGASVYPREVVKAALKHNAAALIFAHNHPSGVAEPSAADRSLTQRLRAALALVDIRVLDHLVVGDGEITSLAERGWL from the coding sequence TTGAACTCGATTCGCGGCATACGCGCATGGCCGGTCGACGAGCGTCCGCGTGAGCGGCTGCTGACACGCGGCGCAGCAGTCCTGTCGGACGCCGAGCTGATCGCCATCTTCCTGCGCACCGGCCTGCCGGGCAAAAGTGCGGTTGAGCTGGCACGCGAGCTGCTCGCACGCTTCGGCGGCCTGCGCGGTCTGCTCAACGCCGATGCCGCGACGCTGTGCGCCTGCCCCGGCCTGGGGCCGGCCAAGTACGCGCAGCTGCAGGCGGCGCTGGAAATGGCGCGCCGGCATCTGGGGGAGCAGCTCAGCCGCGGTGATGCGCTGAGCGATCCGGCCGCGACGCGCCGCTTCCTGCAGGCGCGGCTGCGTGACCGCGCGCACGAGGTATTCGCCTGCCTGTATCTCGACAACCAGCACCGCGTGCTGGGATTCGAGGAACTGTTCCGCGGTACGCTGGACGGCGCCAGCGTCTATCCGCGCGAAGTAGTCAAAGCCGCGCTGAAACACAACGCGGCTGCGCTGATTTTCGCCCACAACCATCCCAGCGGCGTAGCGGAGCCCAGCGCCGCCGACCGCAGCCTGACGCAGCGGCTGCGCGCCGCGCTGGCGCTGGTGGACATCCGCGTGCTCGATCACCTGGTGGTCGGCG
- a CDS encoding JAB domain-containing protein — translation MQFRQNPLEYGRAFMRRMHHPFHEVLAGLYLGGEDQAIAYNGYFRGDKPSALVHLPVVVQTARQLGCPRVLLAHNPFLPDPAKAPDYARIEHWLRAAGIELLDCLLIRGDETLSLRSGARP, via the coding sequence GTGCAGTTCCGACAGAACCCGCTGGAGTACGGCCGCGCCTTCATGCGGCGCATGCACCACCCGTTTCACGAGGTGCTGGCCGGCCTTTATCTCGGCGGCGAGGACCAGGCGATTGCCTACAATGGCTACTTCCGCGGCGACAAACCCAGTGCACTGGTGCACCTGCCCGTGGTGGTCCAGACCGCGCGCCAGCTGGGCTGCCCCCGCGTGCTCCTGGCACACAACCCTTTCCTCCCCGATCCGGCCAAGGCCCCCGACTATGCCCGCATCGAACACTGGCTGCGCGCGGCGGGCATCGAGCTGCTCGACTGTCTGCTGATCCGCGGTGACGAGACCCTCTCGCTGCGCAGCGGCGCCAGGCCTTGA
- a CDS encoding JAB domain-containing protein — MPLQATAEIDFGPQVQGLAGEDLSSQWDPAQFALRGREYGSEFMLRMHHPFGEVLGVLFLDAEHRALTYNTYFRGERPSALSHLPGVGKTARELGAVRVILAYNMIFDPNATLPDVRRMHARLDEVGVELHDFLLISPGNKTRSLLAPVLV; from the coding sequence ATGCCTCTGCAGGCAACTGCCGAGATCGATTTCGGACCCCAGGTCCAGGGCCTGGCGGGAGAAGACCTGTCCAGCCAGTGGGATCCTGCGCAGTTCGCGCTGCGCGGGCGCGAATACGGCAGCGAGTTCATGCTGCGCATGCACCACCCCTTCGGCGAGGTGCTCGGTGTGCTGTTCCTCGATGCCGAGCACCGGGCGCTGACCTACAACACCTATTTCCGCGGCGAGCGGCCGAGCGCGCTGTCGCATCTGCCCGGAGTCGGCAAGACCGCGCGTGAGCTGGGCGCCGTGCGCGTGATCCTGGCCTACAACATGATCTTCGATCCGAACGCGACCCTGCCGGACGTGCGGCGCATGCACGCGCGACTGGACGAGGTCGGCGTGGAATTGCACGACTTCCTGCTGATCAGCCCCGGCAACAAGACCCGCTCACTGCTGGCGCCCGTTCTCGTGTAG